In Lacibacter sp. H375, one DNA window encodes the following:
- a CDS encoding glycosyltransferase family 4 protein, producing MKKLAIITTHPIQYNSPLFRLLSERKRIEIKVFYTWGQSKGEVFDVRFGLKRSWDVPLLEGYTSEFVRNTSCRPDSNHFWGVLNPGLYKQIIREGYDAVLIYRWSLFSHFYLMQRLGKNPALFFRGDSHLLQTSNGVKQYLKCLFLKFVYRNVDGAFVVGALNKAYMQANGLEEKKLFYAPHAVDNERFTNEAIAMEERAMKERDHAGIPSDAVVFLYAGKFYALKQLEFLVRTFQQLVGEQYRLLLVGNGDEETMLKNLAGTDKRILFQSFRNQSEMPWVYRIGDIFVLPSKSETWGLGVNEAMACARAAIVSDQCGCAPDLIKENENGFVFQSGNKTDLLRCLKAVPDKTVAHKMGKKAFETIKDFSLDRIAQTIEDKILSNK from the coding sequence ATGAAAAAACTGGCTATTATCACTACACATCCCATTCAATACAATTCTCCATTGTTCCGATTGCTCTCTGAACGAAAGAGAATAGAGATAAAAGTTTTTTATACATGGGGGCAATCAAAGGGAGAGGTGTTTGATGTAAGGTTTGGTTTGAAAAGAAGTTGGGATGTGCCATTACTTGAGGGATATACTTCTGAATTTGTACGAAATACATCTTGCCGCCCTGATTCAAATCACTTTTGGGGAGTTTTAAATCCTGGCTTGTATAAACAAATCATTAGAGAGGGTTACGATGCGGTGTTAATTTATCGTTGGAGTTTGTTTAGTCATTTTTATCTCATGCAACGACTAGGTAAGAACCCTGCATTATTTTTCCGGGGAGATTCGCATCTTTTACAAACATCCAACGGAGTTAAGCAATATCTTAAATGTTTGTTTTTAAAGTTTGTATACAGAAACGTAGATGGAGCTTTTGTGGTAGGTGCTCTCAATAAAGCATATATGCAGGCAAATGGATTAGAGGAAAAAAAGTTATTCTATGCTCCACATGCGGTAGATAACGAAAGGTTTACAAATGAAGCCATTGCGATGGAAGAACGGGCAATGAAAGAGCGTGATCATGCGGGGATTCCAAGCGATGCTGTTGTGTTTCTTTACGCAGGTAAATTTTATGCGTTAAAACAGTTAGAATTCTTAGTACGTACTTTCCAACAATTGGTGGGTGAGCAGTATCGATTGTTACTAGTTGGTAATGGTGACGAGGAAACGATGTTGAAAAACTTAGCAGGAACTGATAAACGAATCCTTTTTCAATCATTTCGTAATCAGTCTGAGATGCCCTGGGTGTATAGAATTGGAGATATATTTGTTTTGCCCAGTAAGAGCGAAACATGGGGTCTTGGTGTGAATGAGGCAATGGCTTGTGCACGTGCTGCCATTGTGAGCGATCAATGCGGGTGTGCTCCAGACCTGATAAAAGAAAACGAAAATGGGTTTGTTTTCCAATCAGGGAATAAAACAGACCTGCTGCGCTGTCTCAAGGCTGTTCCAGATAAAACAGTGGCACACAAAATGGGGAAAAAGGCCTTCGAAACTATTAAAGATTTTTCGTTGGATAGAATAGCTCAGACAATTGAAGACAAAATACTATCAAATAAGTGA